The proteins below come from a single Dermacentor albipictus isolate Rhodes 1998 colony chromosome 7, USDA_Dalb.pri_finalv2, whole genome shotgun sequence genomic window:
- the LOC135918011 gene encoding uncharacterized protein: MPRHCFHDANPSLFWDASLEAPPILLVTSTHRFIKEQLQAYTFSGHGGPSTSMWLKPFCYLVQVLAHGLAGPTLPQLPQHDLSSRNEIDRPHLPSFATCTWTTTTTPMRRHCFHDANPSLFWDASLEAPPILLVTSTHRFIKEQLQAYTFSGHGGPSTSMWLKPFCYLVQTLAVAAKEAYDGPGTRLDQERSMLRGPNNGRREFPRRRYLGRNPRIPFTSVQVSALEAQFAVTRYLSGAQVHSIAVALGLTDTRVKIWFQNRRAREKRERQPYHLIEHGSTTAQSAALGASLAAETVRLAPTMGFDLSRPLHERLHSPTVLAPSGLETVSTRQVSLNRSGTNFFPPFGYWPALPVLQWSSQASDSLP, encoded by the exons ATGCCACGTCACTGCTTTCATGACGCCAACCCTTCGCTGTTTTGGGATGCGTCACTTGAGGCGCCACCTATTCTTCTCGTGACGTCGACGCATCGCTTTATAAAGGAACAGCTCCAGGCCtacactttcagtgggcacggcggaccatcGACAAGCATGTGGCTTAAACCGTTCTGCTACCTTGTGCAGGTGCTTGCTCATGGCCTGGCCGGACCAACGTTACCACAATTGCCGCAGCATGACCTGTCttcaagaaatgaaatcgacCGTCCCCATCTACCAAGCTTCGCCACGTGCACTTGGACCACAACTACAACACCGATGCGACGTCACTGCTTTCATGACGCCAACCCTTCGCTGTTTTGGGATGCGTCACTTGAGGCGCCACCTATTCTTCTCGTGACGTCGACGCATCGCTTTATAAAGGAACAGCTCCAGGCCtacactttcagtgggcacggcggaccatcGACAAGCATGTGGCTTAAACCGTTCTGCTACCTTGTGCAG ACGCTCGCGGTGGCTGCCAAAGAAGCGTACGATGGGCCAGGCACGAGGCTGGATCAAGAACGCTCTATGCTACGGGGTCCAAACAACG GACGACGTGAGTTTCCCCGGAGGCGGTACTTGGGCCGCAACCCCCGCATTCCGTTCACGAGCGTCCAGGTATCTGCGCTGGAGGCGCAGTTTGCGGTCACTCGCTATCTGAGCGGCGCGCAGGTGCACAGCATCGCCGTCGCTCTGGGACTCACCGACACCAGG GTGAAAATCTGGTTCCAGAACCGTCGTGCCCGGGAGAAGCGTGAACGCCAGCCTTACCATCTAATTGAACACGGCTCCACAACAGCACAGTCTGCTGCATTAGGAGCATCGCTAGCAGCTGAAACAGTTCGTCTGGCGCCGACAATGGGCTTCGACTTGTCGCGGCCGCTACATGAGCGGTTGCATTCCCCAACAGTGCTTGCACCTTCAGGTCTGGAAACGGTGTCTACTCGGCAAGTCTCACTGAACAGAAGCGGAACCAACTTCTTTCCACCTTTTGGGTACTGGCCAGCGCTGCCAGTGCTGCAGTGGAGTTCACAAGCAAGCGACAGTTTGCCCTGA